The Diorhabda sublineata isolate icDioSubl1.1 chromosome 6, icDioSubl1.1, whole genome shotgun sequence genome includes a window with the following:
- the LOC130445146 gene encoding uncharacterized protein LOC130445146 produces the protein MNSDEWWHNPCGPYTLVDTPKNVDVIEFSQMDLYKLLEHYRDCRSKAYDTFGSWTLRRAPTLTDYYTGFETYPWLPDVPNLMITYFADKRLFKDVKLEVLISKFYQHFQIYAAALTFLASEENVQGTDQVFQFKSVELQKALCWHSRLMKVNKINFLPPPRKTIIPTELYPFKLNLEGRFNREYIIYTNYINILDYFVQVLEYFTKTTHFFV, from the exons ATGAACTCTGATGAATGGTGGCATAATCCATGTGGTCCATACACTTTGGTAGATACACCTAAGAATGTGGACGTAATCGAATTTTCTCAGATGGACTTGTATAAACTATTAGAACATTATCGAGATTGTAGAAGTAAGGCTTATGATACCTTCGGTAGTTGG ACTCTTAGAAGAGCGCCTACTTTAACAGATTATTATACTGGTTTCGAAACATATCCATGGCTTCCCGATGTGCCCAATTTAATGATTACTTATTTTGCCGATAAACGTTTGTTTAAAGATGTGAAG CTGGAAGTACTGATCAGCAAGTTCTACCAACATTTCCAAATTTATGCGGCGGCTCTTACTTTCCTAGCTAGTGAGGAGAATGTTCAAGGAACCGATCAAGTTTTCCAATTCAAATCAGTTGAGCTACAGAAGGCGTTGTGTTGGCACAGCAGACTCATGAAagttaataaaatcaatttcctACCGCCTCCGCGCAAAACTATCATCCCAACAGAGTTATATCCATTCAAACTGAATTTAGAAGGAAGATTCAATAGAGAATATATCATTTACACGAATTATATCAACATATTGGATTATTTCGTTCAGGTTCTGGAATATTTTACTAAAACGACTCATTTCTTTGTAtga